From the genome of Malus sylvestris chromosome 6, drMalSylv7.2, whole genome shotgun sequence, one region includes:
- the LOC126626296 gene encoding ras-related protein RABA6a-like: protein MLMGDSIDEECDYLFKAVLIGDSGVGKSNLLSRFSKDEFRLDSKPTIGVEFAYRNIKVADRIVKAQIWDTAGQERFRAITSSYYRGALGAILVYDISRRQSFENVRNWLRELREFGNLDMVIVLVGNKSDLSQSREVDEEEGKSFAEAEGLCFMETSALENVNVEQVFLVMISKIHDITRQRSLEAKVEETSVASKSLGGAKETIHIGGDDHEVTATKQSSYCCSN, encoded by the exons ATGTTGATGGGTGATTCGATTGATGAAGAGTGTGATTACTtgtttaaggcagttttgatcGGAGACTCCGGAGTTGGCAAATCGAATTTGCTATCCAGGTTTTCCAAAGACGAATTCCGGTTGGATTCCAAGCCCACCATCGGCGTCGAGTTCGCTTACCGGAATATCAAGGTTGCCGATAGGATCGTCAAGGCTCAAATTTGGGACACTGCCGGCCAAGAAAG ATTTAGAGCAATCACGAGCTCATACTACCGTGGGGCGCTTGGCGCCATTCTGGTGTACGACATTTCCCGGAGACAATCCTTCGAAAACGTGAGAAACTGGTTGCGGGAGCTTCGCGAGTTTGGTAATTTGGACATGGTCATTGTCCTCGTCGGAAACAAGTCGGATTTGAGCCAGTCTCGAGAGGTCGACGAGGAAGAAGGCAAAAGTTTTGCAGAGGCAGAAGGGTTGTGCTTCATGGAAACTTCTGCGTTAGAGAATGTGAACGTGGAGCAAGTATTTTTGGTTATGATTTCTAAGATTCATGACATTACGAGGCAGAGAAGTTTGGAAGCAAAAGTGGAAGAAACGAGTGTTGCGAGTAAAAGTCTCGGTGGTGCGAAGGAAACCATCCATATTGGTG
- the LOC126626297 gene encoding probable calcium-binding protein CML27, translating to MATNCAPASTDPKPAVTDEVRKVFKSFDSNGDGKISVNELGNVLTALGSTVSEDELKRFMVDLDTDNDGFICLDEFNAFWVAGPKDGGVTELKDAFDLYDQDRNGLISANELHLVLNRLNMACTIEDCHRMIKTVDADGDGNVNFEEFKKMMGHKASSDGTNAANPAA from the coding sequence ATGGCAACCAACTGTGCTCCAGCCTCCACCGACCCCAAACCCGCCGTCACCGACGAGGTCCGGAAGGTCTTCAAAAGCTTCGACTCCAACGGCGATGGGAAGATCTCCGTCAACGAGCTCGGCAACGTCCTCACGGCCCTCGGCTCCACCGTCTCCGAAGACGAGCTCAAGCGCTTCATGGTCGATCTCGACACCGACAACGACGGCTTCATTTGCCTCGACGAGTTCAACGCCTTCTGGGTCGCCGGCCCCAAGGACGGCGGCGTCACCGAGCTCAAAGACGCCTTCGATCTCTACGACCAGGATCGGAACGGCCTCATCTCCGCCAACGAGCTCCACCTGGTGCTCAACCGCCTCAACATGGCCTGCACGATCGAGGACTGCCATCGGATGATCAAGACCGTCGATGCCGACGGCGACGGGAATGTGAATTTCGAGGAGTTCAAGAAGATGATGGGACACAAAGCCTCCTCCGACGGCACCAATGCCGCCAACCCTGCCGCCTAG
- the LOC126627154 gene encoding pentatricopeptide repeat-containing protein At3g18020: MIAQACKRTMFLTSIPSSKTLITPKTLTLPLAFLSTTSPPSDQQPPQHLHQDQAISIEDNRSYFTKKIHTLCATHRDVDEALRLLDRLRLQGYRPDSLNLSSIVHALCDSNRFDEAHHRFGHYVASDCAPDERTCNVIVARLLDSKTPHATLRVLRCLTNFKPDFVASLVNYNRLIDQFCSILRPSDGHRVLFDMISRGHCPNAVSYTTLINGYCLIGALGDAQKVFDEMSERGVAPNSLTHSVMIRGVLRQRDFGRAKELMGKLWEIMKGEDDETVKSAAFGNLVDSMCREGFFNEVFDIAEDMPQGKTVTEDFAYGQMIDSLCKARRHHGASRIVYIMRSQGFVPKLTSYNSILHGLSKEGEGGCMRAYQLLEEGVNFGYFPSEYTYKVLLEGLCLESDVKKAREVLEYMLKKEGVDRTRIYNIYLRALCLVNNMTELLNGLVSMLQSQCQPDVITLNTVLNGFCKMERIEEALKVLDDMMSGKFCAPDVVTFTTIISGLINVGRTQEALVMLHHVMPEKGFRANVVTYNAVLRGLFKHRQAREAMDLFNGMANDGVAADSTTYTIIIDGLCESDQIEEAKKFWDEVIWPSKIHDNFVYAALIKGICRSGRFEEACHFLYELVDAGVSPNIYSYNIVIDAACKSGLRKEAYEVVREMKRNGLAPDSVTWRILDKLQGGRKQSCDEVSNFQSINGPQG; this comes from the coding sequence ATGATTGCACAAGCATGCAAACGCACCATGTTCCTCACAAGCATTCCATCGTCTAAAACCCTCATCAccccaaaaaccctaaccctaccTCTCGCATTCCTCTCCACAACCTCACCACCTTCCGATCAACAACCACCGCAACACCTCCACCAAGACCAAGCAATCAGCATAGAAGACAACAGATCATACTTCACCAAAAAAATCCACACCCTCTGCGCCACCCACCGCGATGTCGACGAAGCCCTCCGCCTCCTCGACCGCCTCCGCCTTCAAGGCTACCGTCCCGACTCCCTCAACCTCAGCAGCATCGTCCACGCTCTCTGCGACTCCAACCGCTTCGATGAAGCCCACCACCGCTTTGGCCACTATGTAGCTTCCGACTGCGCCCCCGACGAGCGCACTTGCAATGTTATTGTTGCCCGGTTGCTGGATTCAAAAACCCCACATGCCACATTGCGTGTTCTGCGCTGTTTGACAAATTTTAAGCCCGATTTCGTGGCGTCTTTGGTTAATTACAACCGTTTGATCGACCAATTTTGCTCGATCTTACGACCCAGTGACGGTCATAGAGTGTTGTTTGATATGATTAGTAGAGGGCATTGTCCGAATGCTGTTTCTTACACTACATTGATAAATGGGTATTGTTTGATTGGTGCGTTGGGTGATGCCCAGAAGGTGTTCGATGAAATGAGTGAAAGGGGAGTGGCGCCAAATTCCCTGACGCATAGCGTGATGATTCGTGGTGTTCTTCGGCAGAGGGATTTTGGGCGTGCAAAAGAATTGATGGGAAAGCTCTGGGAGATCATGAAAGGTGAAGACGATGAGACTGTAAAGAGTGCGGCTTTTGGGAATCTCGTTGATTCTATGTGTAGAGAAGGGTTTTTTAATGAAGTGTTTGACATTGCGGAAGATATGCCACAGGGGAAGACTGTGACAGaggattttgcttatggacaaatGATAGATTCGCTTTGTAAAGCCAGAAGGCATCATGGGGCATCCAGGATTGTTTATATTATGAGGAGTCAAGGGTTTGTTCCAAAGCTAACGTCATATAATTCCATTTTACATGGACTGAGCAAGGAGGGAGAGGGAGGTTGCATGAGGGCTTATCAGTTGCTGGAGGAAGGAGTGAACTTTGGTTACTTTCCGTCGGAGTACACTTACAAGGTCCTATTGGAAGGTCTGTGCCTAGAATCGGACGTCAAGAAGGCAAGGGAGGTTCTTGAATATATGCTAAAGAAGGAAGGAGTGGACAGAACTAGGATTTATAACATATATTTGAGAGCGTTGTGTCTTGTGAATAACATGACTGAGCTTTTGAATGGACTTGTTTCGATGCTCCAGAGCCAGTGTCAGCCTGATGTGATCACCCTAAACACAGTTCTTAATGGGTTCTGCAAGATGGAAAGAATCGAGGAAGCGCTAAAGGTACTTGATGACATGATGAGTGGCAAGTTTTGTGCACCAGACGTGGTGACCTTCACAACGATCATCAGTGGTTTAATAAATGTGGGAAGAACTCAAGAAGCTCTTGTTATGTTGCACCATGTAATGCCCGAGAAAGGTTTCAGAGCTAATGTTGTGACGTACAATGCTGTACTTCGTggtttattcaagcataggcaAGCAAGAGAAGCAATGGATTTGTTCAATGGCATGGCAAACGATGGCGTGGCTGCTGACAGTACTACTTATACTATAATAATTGACGGGTTATGCGAATCAGATCAAATAGAAGAAGCTAAGAAGTTTTGGGATGAGGTTATTTGGCCATCAAAGATCCACGATAATTTTGTGTATGCTGCCCTTATCAAAGGGATTTGTCGTTCTGGGAGGTTTGAAGAAGCGTGCCATTTCCTTTATGAACTAGTAGATGCTGGGGTCTCTCCGAATATATACAGTTATAACATTGTGATTGACGCTGCTTGCAAATCAGGATTGAGGAAGGAAGCGTATGAAGTTGTAAGAGAGATGAAAAGAAACGGACTGGCTCCAGATTCTGTAACATGGAGGATTCTTGACAAGTTGCAGGGTGGCAGAAAACAATCTTGTGATGAGGTTTCGAATTTTCAATCAATAAATGGGCCACAGGGGTAG
- the LOC126627155 gene encoding thaumatin-like protein, translating to MAALLKTSLPIMLSTLLFLHVLVSVSSATTLTMHNKCNHPVWPGIQPSAGQPLLARGGFTLPPNKAYTLHLPRLWSGRFWGRHGCAFDASGRGRCATGDCGGNLFCSGLGGTPPATLAEITLGNDQDFYDVSLVDGYNLAISITPFKGSGKCSYAGCVSDLNMMCPVGLQVRSHDNRRVVACKSACSAFNSPRYCCTGSFGSPQSCKPTAYSKIFKAACPKAYSYAYDDPTSIATCTRGNYLVTFCPHHR from the exons ATGGCCGCATTGCTGAAGACTAGCCTCCCCATCATGCTCTCCACCCTCCTATTTCTCCACGTTCTTG TATCGGTCTCCTCCGCCACAACACTGACAATGCACAACAAGTGCAACCACCCAGTGTGGCCAGGCATCCAGCCGAGCGCCGGCCAGCCCCTCCTCGCTCGGGGCGGCTTCACCCTCCCACCCAACAAAGCCTACACCCTCCACCTCCCTCGACTCTGGTCCGGACGCTTCTGGGGCCGCCACGGCTGCGCCTTCGACGCCTCCGGCCGAGGCCGTTGCGCCACCGGAGACTGCGGCGGAAACCTCTTCTGCAGCGGCCTCGGCGGCACCCCACCCGCCACCCTAGCCGAAATCACCCTCGGAAACGACCAAGACTTCTACGACGTAAGCCTCGTCGACGGCTACAACCTCGCCATCTCCATCACCCCCTTTAAGGGCTCCGGAAAGTGCAGCTACGCCGGCTGCGTCAGCGACTTGAACATGATGTGCCCTGTAGGCCTCCAAGTCCGCTCCCACGACAACCGCAGAGTGGTGGCGTGCAAGAGCGCTTGCTCCGCTTTCAACTCGCCGAGGTACTGCTGCACCGGCAGCTTCGGCAGCCCTCAGTCGTGCAAGCCGACGGCGTACTCCAAGATCTTCAAGGCAGCGTGCCCCAAGGCTTACTCGTACGCTTACGACGACCCCACCAGCATCGCCACCTGCACTCGCGGAAACTACTTGGTCACCTTCTGCCCTCACCACCGTTGA